Within Corynebacterium timonense, the genomic segment TTCGATGCCCGTGAAGCCGGCGCCCGAGTTAATCGTGATCAACAGGCCGTTCGAGCGGCGCAGCGCGGGCAGCAACGCCCGGGTGAGCTCGATGCCGGCGAAGACGTTGACCTCGAAAGTGTCGCGCCATTGGGCGTCGCTCAGCTCGGCGAAGCTCCCCTTCGGGAAAACGCCCGCGGCATGGACGAACACGTCGAGGGCGTCAATCTCGGCGGCCGCGTGGCGGATGGCGACCGGGTCGCGCAGGTCCACCTCGAAGGGCTCCGCGGAGGGCAGCTGCGCCACGATGCCGCTCGCGTCGCTGCTCGCCCCCGCCAGGATGTGGTGGTCGGAGGAGAGTTCCTCGGCGATCGCGCGGCCGATGCCTCGCGACGCCCCGGTGATGAGAGCCTTCTTCATGCTTTAATCCCCTTGAACTTGCGGCCGAGGTCACGGGCGATCTCCCGGTCCTCGGTGCGGCGTTTGATGGCCTGGCGCTTATCGTAGTCCTGCTTACCCTGGGCGAGCCCCAACTCCACCTTGACCTTTCCCTCCTTGAGGTACAGGGACAAGGGCACAAGCGTGCGGTTGCCGTCCTTGATCTTGCCCTCGAGCGAGTCGATCTCTCGGCGGTGCAACAACAGCTTGCGCGTGCGCCGAGGGCTGTGGTTCGTCCACGAGCCGCGCGAGTACTCCGGGATGTGGAGGTTGCGCAGCCACACCTCGCCTCTGTCCACTGTGGCGAAGGCTTCGACGAGGCTGGCACGCCCCTCTCGCAGCGACTTGATCTCGGTGCCCACGAGGGCGATGCCCGCCTCGTAGGTGTCCAGGATCGTGTAATCGTGGCGCGCCTTTCGGTTGGAGGCGATGACCGCGCCAGGCGTCTTCTTTTTCTTCTTCTTGGCCATAATTCGTGCCAGTCTACCTGCTTACTTGCGCACGTAACTGCGCAGCGCCACCTGCGCGGCTGCCCCACCGATGACCAACGCCGCCAGCGTCACCAGCGGCATGGTGATCCACACCGCAGAGTCGGGGGTCGGGGCGATTAGCTGCGCCGCGTAGAGGTCGGCGAGCATCGGGTCGACCACGAAGCGCTTGCCCGCCCACGCCAGGACCGTGCCGAGCACACCGCCGATGAGGACCGACAGGACAGCCTCGAGGACGAAGGGCGCCTGCGTGAACCAGCGCGACGCGCCGACCATGCGCATGATGCTGATCTGCTCGCGGCGGTTGAACGCCGCGAGCTGGACCATGTTGGCGATGAGCAAGATGGCGGCGAGAGCCTGCGCCGCGGCGACGAGGAAGGCGACGTTGCGGAACGTATCCATCGTGTTCGCCGCCTCCCGCACCGTGTCAGCCTGGTCGGTGACGGTGGTCACCTGAGGCAGGTCGCGGACCGCGTCGATGGGGGCCGGGTTCGAGGGGTCGACGAGGCGAACGTGCAGCGCCGCAGGCAGCGCCTCCGGGCTGGTCTCGCGCACAAGCTCGGGTTCGGTCTCCTGGAACAGCTCGACGAAGCGCTCGTAGGACTGCTCGCGCGAGCGGAAGGTCACCTGCTCGACGCGGTCGTCGGCTTGCAGCTGGTCACGAACCTCCTGGCACTCCGGGCTCGAGCAGTCCGCGTCGTTGACAGAGA encodes:
- a CDS encoding SDR family oxidoreductase, whose translation is MKKALITGASRGIGRAIAEELSSDHHILAGASSDASGIVAQLPSAEPFEVDLRDPVAIRHAAAEIDALDVFVHAAGVFPKGSFAELSDAQWRDTFEVNVFAGIELTRALLPALRRSNGLLITINSGAGFTGIENATAYCASKFALRGFTDALREEERGRIRVTSVHPGRTDTDMLAADENGPKMPATAVARAVRLAVDADATVEFLRIAP
- the smpB gene encoding SsrA-binding protein SmpB, with amino-acid sequence MAKKKKKKTPGAVIASNRKARHDYTILDTYEAGIALVGTEIKSLREGRASLVEAFATVDRGEVWLRNLHIPEYSRGSWTNHSPRRTRKLLLHRREIDSLEGKIKDGNRTLVPLSLYLKEGKVKVELGLAQGKQDYDKRQAIKRRTEDREIARDLGRKFKGIKA
- the ftsX gene encoding permease-like cell division protein FtsX yields the protein MNWGFIVREGVRGLGRNITMTIALVITTALSLTLVGAGIMISQATADTKDLYLDRVEVMVELDESISVNDADCSSPECQEVRDQLQADDRVEQVTFRSREQSYERFVELFQETEPELVRETSPEALPAALHVRLVDPSNPAPIDAVRDLPQVTTVTDQADTVREAANTMDTFRNVAFLVAAAQALAAILLIANMVQLAAFNRREQISIMRMVGASRWFTQAPFVLEAVLSVLIGGVLGTVLAWAGKRFVVDPMLADLYAAQLIAPTPDSAVWITMPLVTLAALVIGGAAAQVALRSYVRK